One stretch of bacterium DNA includes these proteins:
- a CDS encoding biotin transporter BioY produces MSAFNMDPKNPTTWLLAPLVAPLLPFTLLGGCDDGGSAAGDCTEGETQQCYCAGGDVGAQVCEADGAWGPCDCGSTDADTDVDTDSDTDVDTDTDTDVDTDTDTDVDTDTDTDTGCSGLLTDVVAISTGMTHACALLTTGDVKCWGANNYGQLGDGTTDDSPVPVDVVGLPSVVEDVSAGTEYTCVVLTIGGVKCWGNNVHGQLGDGTTTNSIAPVGVVGLSSADSVEASLGFIWTHTCALLASGGVQCWGSNDFGQLGNGTTDDSATPVDVASLFSSTQSVSVGYSEACALNSSGNAMCWGNNVFGQLGNGITGNSSLPVNVTVVPSGTIQDLSVGFRFVCAVLTSGALKCWGDNESGQLGNGNTTDSLSAVDVVGLSSGVETVHAGGFTVCALLTSGGVKCWGNNNNGQLGDGTTGYSNVPVDVVGLSSGVQAVSVSAALTCALMDSGNVKCWGLNDYGQLGDGDTYYYSAIPVDVVCGP; encoded by the coding sequence ATGTCCGCATTCAACATGGATCCCAAAAATCCCACTACTTGGCTGCTGGCTCCGCTCGTCGCACCGCTGCTGCCGTTCACGCTGCTCGGCGGCTGTGATGACGGAGGTTCTGCGGCCGGGGACTGTACGGAGGGGGAGACGCAGCAGTGTTATTGCGCAGGCGGCGATGTGGGCGCGCAGGTCTGTGAGGCGGACGGCGCATGGGGGCCGTGCGACTGCGGCAGCACCGATGCCGACACGGACGTGGATACGGATTCCGACACCGATGTCGATACGGACACCGACACCGACGTGGACACGGATACCGACACCGACGTGGATACTGATACCGATACCGATACCGGATGCAGCGGCCTGCTCACGGATGTCGTTGCGATCTCCACGGGCATGACTCACGCATGCGCGCTTTTGACCACAGGCGATGTCAAGTGTTGGGGAGCCAACAACTATGGCCAACTCGGCGACGGGACGACTGATGATTCGCCTGTCCCTGTGGACGTCGTCGGGCTCCCTTCCGTTGTGGAAGATGTCTCTGCAGGAACCGAGTATACATGTGTGGTTTTGACTATAGGCGGCGTGAAGTGTTGGGGAAACAATGTGCACGGTCAGCTCGGCGACGGCACGACGACCAATTCAATCGCCCCTGTCGGGGTAGTCGGGCTTTCCTCCGCTGATTCTGTAGAGGCTTCTTTAGGTTTTATATGGACGCATACGTGCGCGTTGCTGGCTTCTGGCGGCGTACAGTGTTGGGGAAGCAACGACTTTGGTCAGCTCGGCAATGGGACTACCGATGATTCGGCTACTCCGGTGGACGTAGCGTCGCTCTTCTCTTCGACGCAATCCGTGTCTGTGGGGTATTCTGAGGCATGTGCTCTGAATTCCTCCGGCAATGCCATGTGCTGGGGAAACAATGTGTTTGGCCAGCTCGGGAACGGCATTACGGGCAACTCAAGCTTGCCAGTGAATGTGACGGTCGTCCCCTCGGGAACGATTCAGGATTTGAGTGTTGGTTTCCGCTTCGTTTGTGCCGTCCTCACTTCCGGTGCCCTCAAGTGCTGGGGGGACAACGAGTCAGGCCAGCTTGGGAACGGAAACACCACCGATTCGCTTTCCGCAGTGGATGTCGTTGGTCTTTCCTCAGGCGTAGAAACTGTTCACGCTGGCGGTTTTACCGTCTGTGCGCTCCTGACTTCTGGCGGAGTAAAGTGCTGGGGAAACAATAACAATGGTCAACTCGGTGACGGGACTACCGGTTATTCGAATGTTCCGGTTGATGTCGTTGGTCTCTCCTCGGGCGTGCAGGCTGTTTCCGTCAGTGCCGCTCTTACGTGTGCCCTCATGGATTCGGGCAACGTCAAGTGCTGGGGACTCAATGACTATGGTCAGCTCGGCGACGGGGACACCTATTATTATTCGGCAATCCCCGTCGATGTCGTCTGCGGGCCGTAG
- a CDS encoding patatin-like phospholipase family protein codes for MSFIARLKRLLGSGTKVGLVLGSGGARGFAHVGVLKVLEQEGIRLHCIAGASAGALIGGLYAAGTTIEALEELAARFSITEMAKLFLPTFKRGGLIDGKRVKKLLEPYVAGRSIEGLSPRFACVATDLYSGERIVFKAGDLLESIRASISIPGVFTPAICGNRILVDGGVSDPLPLGLAFELGAEFVIAVRVNRQVEKNLSLPDNTGLACTSNGSSELKLEKELTEIEDDEGEDWLRNSLRRIVTSYEKARDNRRLTPPILEIILSTISIYERRLSEISIREAGDLMVVKPALAGIEILDFHKGRQAIAAGEAAMRALLPGISFAARRPKGV; via the coding sequence ATGTCATTCATCGCGCGGCTGAAGCGTCTCCTGGGGAGCGGGACCAAGGTGGGGCTCGTGCTCGGTTCCGGCGGGGCGCGCGGCTTCGCCCACGTCGGCGTGCTCAAGGTGCTTGAGCAGGAGGGCATCCGGCTGCACTGCATCGCCGGCGCCTCGGCAGGCGCACTGATCGGCGGGCTCTACGCCGCGGGCACGACGATCGAGGCGCTGGAGGAACTTGCGGCGAGATTCTCGATCACGGAGATGGCCAAGCTCTTCCTGCCCACATTCAAGCGCGGCGGGCTGATAGACGGCAAGCGGGTGAAGAAGCTCCTGGAACCCTATGTAGCCGGCAGGTCGATCGAAGGGCTCTCCCCCCGCTTCGCCTGCGTGGCCACCGACCTGTATTCGGGCGAGCGGATCGTGTTCAAGGCCGGGGACCTCCTCGAAAGCATAAGGGCGTCGATATCCATACCCGGAGTATTCACGCCGGCGATCTGCGGCAACCGCATACTCGTGGACGGCGGAGTGTCGGATCCCCTGCCCCTGGGGCTCGCGTTCGAGCTGGGCGCGGAGTTCGTCATCGCGGTGAGGGTCAACCGCCAAGTGGAAAAAAATCTTTCGCTCCCGGACAACACCGGCCTCGCCTGCACATCCAACGGCAGCTCCGAGCTCAAGCTGGAGAAGGAGCTCACCGAGATAGAGGACGACGAGGGCGAGGACTGGCTGCGCAACTCCCTCAGGCGGATAGTGACGAGCTACGAAAAGGCCAGGGACAACAGGAGGCTGACGCCGCCGATACTGGAGATCATACTTTCCACGATCTCCATATATGAACGCAGGCTCTCGGAGATAAGCATCCGGGAGGCCGGCGACCTGATGGTGGTGAAACCCGCGCTTGCGGGGATCGAAATACTGGACTTCCACAAGGGAAGACAGGCGATCGCGGCCGGCGAGGCAGCGATGCGCGCCCTGCTGCCTGGAATCAGCTTTGCCGCTCGCCGCCCGAAGGGCGTTTAG
- a CDS encoding ACT domain-containing protein, giving the protein MTRIFKSNELIVKCNDKPGLLAKVTAPLAEARINLNAICAYRMDGAAQFHILTSDNKTAKQFLGKAGFEAKDREVIVLETENESGTLARAAQQLAQAGVDLDYCYATAGNSPGTTWIVFSTESIERAMNVIP; this is encoded by the coding sequence ATGACCCGCATATTCAAGTCCAACGAGCTGATCGTGAAGTGCAACGACAAACCCGGCCTGCTCGCGAAGGTGACCGCTCCTCTCGCAGAGGCGCGCATCAACCTCAACGCGATCTGCGCTTACAGGATGGATGGCGCGGCCCAGTTTCACATCCTCACCTCCGACAACAAGACCGCGAAGCAGTTCCTGGGCAAGGCTGGCTTTGAGGCGAAGGATCGCGAGGTGATCGTGCTCGAAACCGAGAACGAGTCGGGCACGCTGGCTCGGGCGGCTCAGCAGCTGGCGCAGGCGGGCGTGGACCTGGACTACTGCTATGCGACAGCTGGCAACAGCCCGGGCACGACCTGGATCGTCTTCTCCACGGAGTCCATAGAGCGGGCGATGAACGTGATTCCCTGA
- a CDS encoding tetratricopeptide repeat protein produces the protein MGFHRTISILAAVSLAIFFAGCSGKEGPKAHRLAEKNKTIKLEGKEKEDPYLSFIKANLLSMEDEPKKSTSEIKKLIQQEPKIAYHHYLLAQNYATEGLLPQAISSCQAAIELDPSLLEARLFLGKLYLAKESYAQAVKELRDVIRRDPSIEEAYIQLGRAHLGQKDYAAAIKAMQSLLRVNPDSSIAYYYIGSIYEQNLKQSDKAIAAFKAALEIEPNNVTIHHAVAEIYLAKKQLAKALEKYEEIARMEPEDISTQLRIALIHYEMKQYDKAIEVFERILASNPEADKILFYLGMLHESVDAPEKAMERFAEVPPNSTYYRDARLHLASLLREAGRSEEAIIAMREAAAAKPKTPEFHELLAALLEEQGDLPGALLVVEEARRINSKNEHLAFMQGILYERQGNRGKAVEAMQDVLKINPQNASAMNYIGYTYADSGERLSEALEYVQKALLLRPDDGYIMDSLGWVYFKMGDSEKALKYLMKADKLVPGEPTILYHIGEALLSQGKANEAINYLRRSLDAGEKRESPDKREIEKVRSRIEELKGSAR, from the coding sequence TTGGGCTTTCATCGAACAATAAGCATCCTTGCCGCGGTCTCGCTGGCGATATTTTTTGCAGGCTGTTCCGGCAAGGAGGGGCCGAAGGCCCACAGGCTTGCGGAGAAGAACAAGACCATAAAGCTTGAGGGCAAAGAAAAAGAGGACCCGTATCTCTCGTTCATCAAGGCGAACCTCCTCTCCATGGAGGACGAGCCGAAGAAATCCACATCTGAAATCAAGAAGCTGATCCAGCAGGAGCCCAAGATAGCGTATCACCACTATCTCCTCGCGCAGAACTACGCGACCGAGGGGTTGCTGCCGCAGGCGATATCCTCATGCCAGGCCGCCATCGAGCTGGACCCGTCGCTCCTGGAGGCGAGGCTTTTTCTGGGCAAGCTCTATCTCGCGAAGGAGTCGTACGCGCAGGCGGTGAAGGAGCTGCGCGACGTGATCCGCCGCGACCCGTCCATCGAAGAGGCGTACATACAGCTAGGCCGCGCGCATCTCGGCCAGAAGGATTACGCGGCTGCGATAAAGGCGATGCAGAGCCTTTTGCGCGTGAACCCGGACTCGTCGATAGCCTACTATTACATAGGCTCGATCTACGAGCAGAATCTCAAACAGTCCGACAAGGCGATCGCGGCCTTCAAAGCTGCGCTCGAGATCGAGCCGAACAACGTCACCATCCATCATGCGGTCGCGGAGATCTACCTCGCGAAAAAACAGCTCGCGAAGGCGCTGGAGAAGTACGAGGAGATCGCGCGCATGGAGCCGGAGGACATCTCCACCCAGCTCAGGATCGCGCTGATCCACTATGAGATGAAGCAGTACGACAAGGCCATCGAGGTCTTCGAACGCATCCTCGCGAGCAATCCCGAAGCGGACAAGATCCTCTTCTACCTGGGGATGCTGCACGAGAGCGTCGATGCGCCGGAGAAGGCGATGGAGAGGTTCGCCGAGGTCCCCCCGAACTCGACCTACTACAGGGACGCGCGTCTGCACCTTGCCTCGCTCCTTCGGGAGGCGGGCCGCAGCGAAGAGGCGATCATAGCGATGAGGGAGGCGGCGGCCGCCAAGCCCAAGACCCCTGAATTTCACGAGCTGCTCGCCGCGCTCTTGGAGGAGCAGGGGGATCTGCCGGGCGCGCTGCTCGTGGTCGAGGAGGCGAGGCGCATCAACTCCAAGAACGAGCACCTGGCGTTCATGCAGGGGATACTCTACGAGAGGCAGGGAAACCGCGGCAAGGCCGTGGAGGCCATGCAGGACGTCCTCAAGATCAACCCGCAGAACGCGAGCGCGATGAACTACATAGGCTACACGTACGCCGACTCGGGGGAGCGTTTGTCCGAGGCGCTGGAGTACGTGCAGAAGGCGCTCCTGCTCAGGCCGGACGACGGCTACATCATGGACAGCCTGGGCTGGGTCTATTTCAAGATGGGGGATTCAGAGAAGGCGCTCAAGTATCTCATGAAGGCCGACAAACTCGTCCCCGGGGAGCCGACCATCCTCTATCACATCGGCGAGGCGCTGCTGAGCCAGGGCAAAGCGAACGAGGCCATAAACTATCTGAGGCGTTCGCTCGATGCCGGCGAAAAGAGGGAGAGCCCGGACAAGAGGGAGATCGAAAAAGTCCGCAGCAGGATCGAAGAGCTCAAGGGCAGCGCGAGATGA
- a CDS encoding DUF4292 domain-containing protein codes for MKKYLVAICVLSVALAGCAKGGAKSAVRMTGERTRAATELAQRLRDFESATAKIKALVSLSIDSEERNLRSDAAVLIERPNRIRIDVMDSLADVWAQAGSDGDTVWLYVPGKKKLYEGRATAGNMSRLVSFYLTPSDLIALVAGSPPMAEGEELEEAGAGKERHFVFAQSGLRCWLDKGVKGRVSRCEKVSDSGGLDYEITFADYRAKGGAAFPHSIDAKFPGRGAGLSIRYREVEVGGLMDPESFEPPKVRGVSTHRYKR; via the coding sequence ATGAAGAAATATCTTGTCGCAATCTGTGTTCTCTCGGTTGCGCTTGCCGGATGCGCGAAGGGCGGAGCGAAGAGCGCCGTCCGGATGACCGGTGAGCGGACCCGCGCCGCAACCGAGCTTGCGCAGAGGCTTCGCGACTTCGAGTCGGCCACCGCGAAGATCAAGGCGCTGGTCTCCCTCAGCATCGATTCCGAGGAGCGCAATTTGAGGAGCGATGCCGCGGTCCTCATCGAGAGGCCGAACCGCATCAGGATCGATGTCATGGACTCGCTGGCCGACGTATGGGCGCAGGCGGGCAGCGACGGCGACACGGTATGGCTCTACGTACCCGGCAAGAAGAAGCTCTATGAAGGTCGCGCCACGGCGGGCAACATGAGCAGGCTCGTCTCCTTTTATCTTACGCCCTCCGATCTCATAGCGCTCGTGGCCGGCTCGCCGCCGATGGCGGAAGGCGAAGAACTTGAAGAGGCCGGCGCGGGCAAGGAGAGGCACTTCGTCTTTGCTCAAAGCGGCCTGCGCTGCTGGCTCGATAAGGGAGTCAAGGGCAGGGTCTCGCGCTGCGAGAAGGTCTCGGACAGCGGAGGGCTCGACTACGAGATAACCTTCGCAGATTACAGGGCAAAGGGCGGAGCAGCCTTCCCCCATTCCATCGATGCGAAATTTCCGGGGCGAGGTGCCGGCCTTTCGATACGATACCGCGAAGTGGAGGTCGGCGGCCTGATGGACCCCGAATCGTTCGAACCCCCCAAGGTGCGCGGCGTCAGCACGCACAGGTACAAGAGATGA